The following are encoded together in the Bactrocera neohumeralis isolate Rockhampton chromosome 6, APGP_CSIRO_Bneo_wtdbg2-racon-allhic-juicebox.fasta_v2, whole genome shotgun sequence genome:
- the LOC126762643 gene encoding unconventional myosin IC isoform X2, which yields MERGLHDRDRAGVQDFVLLENIQSEEAFIGNLRKRFQENLIYTYIGQVLISVNPYKQLPIYSDNDIKEYRNKHFYEIPPHVFAVTDNAFRSLIEENKGQCVLISGESGSGKTEASKKVLQYIAACSGHQFTVESVKEKLLKSNPVLEAFGNAKTNRNINSSRFGKYMDIQFDFSGTPIGGHILNYLLEKSRVVNQNGGERNFHIFYQLLAGASEEQLKQLELTRSLDHYNYLSDGQNGVVKGINDAGDFKVVQQAMTVIDFKQSEQNEIFNIIASVLHLGNVSFTEAEGIAKVEKSATVTTIAKLLNVDQKELHAALTNRTIDARGDVVTSPLNRDLAIYARDALAKAIYDRLFTWLVQRLNISLQAKDLRGALNNVMGILDIYGFEIFKKNSFEQFCINFCNEKLQQLFIELTLKSEQDEYRREGIEWVAVEYFDNKVICNLIEEKYKGIISILDEECLRPGEPTDITFLAKLTDKLSKHPHYICHEKSSTQVQKTMGRDEFRLVHYAGDVTYNVNGFLDKNNDLLFRDLKETMSKSDNEIIRSCFPAAEYKNKKRPDTAITQFRNSLNNLMEILMCKEPSYIRCIKPNDQQLPGIFDDELVLHQVKYLGLMENLRVRRAGFAYRRTYETFLNRYKSLSKTTWPNFKGSAKEGVRILANDLHYGTDDYRLGETKIFIRFPKTLFDTEDAFQAKKHDIAAIIQSRWKGLVQRRKYLKLREQIITLQSYCRRYLAIKALQRRRDAATKIRAFIKGFITRNDAPNGYNDEFIANMKRMWLLRLAKQLPTKVLDQSWPSAPVHCQEASTYLHRLHRLHLARKYRLSLSSERKRQFELKVLAEKLFKDKKANYSASVPYWFQNDRIPKEHAAEINNFVANSLNGESLKYASPCTKYDRHGYKPRERFVLLSNKAFYVLDGKSYKQKHRLPLEKIDFVVTNHSDSLLVIRIPLELKKDKGDLILEIPYIVEFGTIVVDTVGTANIFSIVSRDSLEHNVVKGKGGVIDIQTGGEPGIVRDKGGHLVVIAGQ from the exons TTTCGCAGTAACGGATAATGCTTTCCGGTCATTAATTGAAGAGAATAAAGGCCAATGCGTTCTAATTTCCG gcGAAAGTGGTTCCGGCAAGACTGAGGCCTCCAAGAAGGTGTTGCAATACATTGCCGCCTGCTCCGGCCATCAGTTCACTGTTGAAAGTGTTAAGGAAAAATTACTAAAGAGTAATCCGGTGTTGGAAGCTTTCGGAAATGCGAAAACCAATCGCAATATCAACTCTTCGCGTTTTGGCAAATATATGGATATACAATTCGACTTTTCCGGCACACCAATTGGTGGACACATTCTCAATTATTTGTTGGAGAAATCACGTGTGGTTAATCAAAATGGTGGTGAacgtaattttcatattttttatcaacTGCTGGCTGGCGCCAGCGAAGAGCAATTGAAGCAGCTTGAGCTGACACGCTCTTTGGACCATTATAACTACCTAAGCGACGGG CAAAATGGTGTGGTAAAGGGCATAAACGATGCCGGCGATTTTAAGGTGGTGCAACAGGCCATGACTGTTATCGACTTCAAGCAGTCTGagcaaaatgaaatattcaatattatagCTAGTGTTTTGCATTTGGGCAATGTGAGCTTCACCGAAGCCGAAGGCATTGCGAAGGTTGAGAAATCCGCGACCGTCACCACGATCGCCAAATTGCTAAATGTAGATCAGAAGGAATTACACGCGGCGCTTACAAATCGCACAATCGATGCACGTGGCGATGTGGTCACTTCACCTTTGAACCGTGATTTGGCCATTTACGCACGCGATGCGCTAGCAAAGGCCATCTATGATCGTCTGTTCACTTGGCTGGTGCAGCGCTTAAATATTTCGCTACAGGCTAAAGATTTGCGCGGCGCTCTCAACAATGTGATGGGTATTTTAGATATCTATGGCTTTGAGATCTTCAAGAAGAATAGTTTCGAACAATTCTGCATTAATTTTTGCAATGAGAAGCTACAGCAATTGTTTATTGAGCTCACATTGAAATCTGAACAGGATGAATATCGTCGCGAAGGCATTGAATGGGTGGCAGTCGAGTATTTCGACAACAAAGTCATTTGCAATTTGATTGAGGAGAAATACAAGGGTATCATATCTATATTGGATGAAGAATGTCTGCGTCCAGGTGAACCCACTGATATCACATTCTTGGCTAAACTCACCGATAAACTGTCAAAACATCCTCATTACATTTGCCATGAGAAATCTTCAACGCAAGTGCAAAAGACAATGGGACGTGATGAATTCCGTTTGGTACACTATGCTGGAGATGTGACTTACAATGTTAACGGTTTCCTCGATAAAAATAACGATCTTTTATTCCGTGACTTGAAGGAGACGATGAGTAAATCAGATAATGAAATTATACGCTCTTGTTTCCCAGCGGCAGAGTATAAGAACAAGAAGCGCCCAGACACGGCTATCACACAGTTTAGAAATTCCTTGAATAATCTCATGGAGATCCTTATGTGCAAGGAACCATCTTATATACGTTGCATCAAGCCAAACGATCAGCAACTGCCAGGAATCTTTGACGATGAACTGGTTCTGCATCAAGTGAAGTATTTGGGTTTGATGGAGAATTTGCGCGTACGCCGTGCTGGTTTCGCTTATCGCAG AACTTATGAAACGTTCCTCAACCGCTACAAGTCGCTCAGCAAAACCACCTGGCCGAACTTCAAGGGTTCAGCTAAAGAAGGAGTGCGCATACTTGCCAACGATTTACACTATGGTACCGATGATTATCGTTTGGGTGAAACGAAAATTTTCATACGCTTCCCCAAGACACTATTTGACACAGAAGATGCCTTCCAAGCTAAGAAACACGACATTGCTGCCATAATACAATCGCGATGGAAGGGTCTTGTACAACGTCGAAAATACCTCAAATTACGCGAGCAAATCATTACATTACAATCATATTGCCGTCGTTACTTGGCCATAAAAGCGCTGCAGCGTCGCCGTGATGCAGCCACCAAGATACGCGCTTTCATCAAAGGTTTCATTACACGCAACGATGCACCGAATGGTTACAATGACGAATTCATTGCGAACATGAAACGTATGTGGCTATTGCGTCTGGCCAAACAGCTGCCCACCAAAGTTCTGGATCAAAGTTGGCCTTCCGCACCGGTACACTGTCAGGAGGCATCCACCTATCTGCATCGCTTGCACCGCTTGCATTTGGCGCGCAAATATCGCTTAAGCTTATCGAGCGAACGCAAACGCCAGTTCGAGTTGAAAGTGCTGGCCGAGAAGCTGTTCAAAGACAAGAAGGCTAACTACTCGGCCAGTGTGCCATATTGGTTCCAGAACGATCGTATACCCAAGGAACACGCAGcagaaatcaataattttgttGCCAATTCGTTGAATGGTGAGAGCTTGAAATATGCATCGCCATGCACAAAATACGATCGTCACGGCTATAAGCCGAGAGAACGTTTCGTGTTGCTTAGCAACAAGGCTTTCTATGTTTTGGATGGTAAGAGCTACAAGCAGAAACATCGTTTGCCATTGGAGAAAATCGATTTCGTTGTCACAAATCATAGTGACAGCCTGCTGGTCATACGTATACCACTCGAGTTGAAGAAAGATAAGGGCGATTTAATACTGGAAATACCATATATCGTTGAGTTCGGCACCATCGTAGTGGACACAGTCGGCACAGCCAATATATTTAGCATCGTTAGTCGCGATTc CTTGGAGCACAATGTGGTTAAAGGCAAGGGCGGCGTTATCGATATTCAGACCGGTGGCGAACCAGGCATCGTACGTGATAAGGGTGGTCATCTTGTTGTc ATTGCTGGACAATAA
- the LOC126762643 gene encoding unconventional myosin IC isoform X1, which translates to MTSESPTRPRMERGLHDRDRAGVQDFVLLENIQSEEAFIGNLRKRFQENLIYTYIGQVLISVNPYKQLPIYSDNDIKEYRNKHFYEIPPHVFAVTDNAFRSLIEENKGQCVLISGESGSGKTEASKKVLQYIAACSGHQFTVESVKEKLLKSNPVLEAFGNAKTNRNINSSRFGKYMDIQFDFSGTPIGGHILNYLLEKSRVVNQNGGERNFHIFYQLLAGASEEQLKQLELTRSLDHYNYLSDGQNGVVKGINDAGDFKVVQQAMTVIDFKQSEQNEIFNIIASVLHLGNVSFTEAEGIAKVEKSATVTTIAKLLNVDQKELHAALTNRTIDARGDVVTSPLNRDLAIYARDALAKAIYDRLFTWLVQRLNISLQAKDLRGALNNVMGILDIYGFEIFKKNSFEQFCINFCNEKLQQLFIELTLKSEQDEYRREGIEWVAVEYFDNKVICNLIEEKYKGIISILDEECLRPGEPTDITFLAKLTDKLSKHPHYICHEKSSTQVQKTMGRDEFRLVHYAGDVTYNVNGFLDKNNDLLFRDLKETMSKSDNEIIRSCFPAAEYKNKKRPDTAITQFRNSLNNLMEILMCKEPSYIRCIKPNDQQLPGIFDDELVLHQVKYLGLMENLRVRRAGFAYRRTYETFLNRYKSLSKTTWPNFKGSAKEGVRILANDLHYGTDDYRLGETKIFIRFPKTLFDTEDAFQAKKHDIAAIIQSRWKGLVQRRKYLKLREQIITLQSYCRRYLAIKALQRRRDAATKIRAFIKGFITRNDAPNGYNDEFIANMKRMWLLRLAKQLPTKVLDQSWPSAPVHCQEASTYLHRLHRLHLARKYRLSLSSERKRQFELKVLAEKLFKDKKANYSASVPYWFQNDRIPKEHAAEINNFVANSLNGESLKYASPCTKYDRHGYKPRERFVLLSNKAFYVLDGKSYKQKHRLPLEKIDFVVTNHSDSLLVIRIPLELKKDKGDLILEIPYIVEFGTIVVDTVGTANIFSIVSRDSLEHNVVKGKGGVIDIQTGGEPGIVRDKGGHLVVIAGQ; encoded by the exons TTTCGCAGTAACGGATAATGCTTTCCGGTCATTAATTGAAGAGAATAAAGGCCAATGCGTTCTAATTTCCG gcGAAAGTGGTTCCGGCAAGACTGAGGCCTCCAAGAAGGTGTTGCAATACATTGCCGCCTGCTCCGGCCATCAGTTCACTGTTGAAAGTGTTAAGGAAAAATTACTAAAGAGTAATCCGGTGTTGGAAGCTTTCGGAAATGCGAAAACCAATCGCAATATCAACTCTTCGCGTTTTGGCAAATATATGGATATACAATTCGACTTTTCCGGCACACCAATTGGTGGACACATTCTCAATTATTTGTTGGAGAAATCACGTGTGGTTAATCAAAATGGTGGTGAacgtaattttcatattttttatcaacTGCTGGCTGGCGCCAGCGAAGAGCAATTGAAGCAGCTTGAGCTGACACGCTCTTTGGACCATTATAACTACCTAAGCGACGGG CAAAATGGTGTGGTAAAGGGCATAAACGATGCCGGCGATTTTAAGGTGGTGCAACAGGCCATGACTGTTATCGACTTCAAGCAGTCTGagcaaaatgaaatattcaatattatagCTAGTGTTTTGCATTTGGGCAATGTGAGCTTCACCGAAGCCGAAGGCATTGCGAAGGTTGAGAAATCCGCGACCGTCACCACGATCGCCAAATTGCTAAATGTAGATCAGAAGGAATTACACGCGGCGCTTACAAATCGCACAATCGATGCACGTGGCGATGTGGTCACTTCACCTTTGAACCGTGATTTGGCCATTTACGCACGCGATGCGCTAGCAAAGGCCATCTATGATCGTCTGTTCACTTGGCTGGTGCAGCGCTTAAATATTTCGCTACAGGCTAAAGATTTGCGCGGCGCTCTCAACAATGTGATGGGTATTTTAGATATCTATGGCTTTGAGATCTTCAAGAAGAATAGTTTCGAACAATTCTGCATTAATTTTTGCAATGAGAAGCTACAGCAATTGTTTATTGAGCTCACATTGAAATCTGAACAGGATGAATATCGTCGCGAAGGCATTGAATGGGTGGCAGTCGAGTATTTCGACAACAAAGTCATTTGCAATTTGATTGAGGAGAAATACAAGGGTATCATATCTATATTGGATGAAGAATGTCTGCGTCCAGGTGAACCCACTGATATCACATTCTTGGCTAAACTCACCGATAAACTGTCAAAACATCCTCATTACATTTGCCATGAGAAATCTTCAACGCAAGTGCAAAAGACAATGGGACGTGATGAATTCCGTTTGGTACACTATGCTGGAGATGTGACTTACAATGTTAACGGTTTCCTCGATAAAAATAACGATCTTTTATTCCGTGACTTGAAGGAGACGATGAGTAAATCAGATAATGAAATTATACGCTCTTGTTTCCCAGCGGCAGAGTATAAGAACAAGAAGCGCCCAGACACGGCTATCACACAGTTTAGAAATTCCTTGAATAATCTCATGGAGATCCTTATGTGCAAGGAACCATCTTATATACGTTGCATCAAGCCAAACGATCAGCAACTGCCAGGAATCTTTGACGATGAACTGGTTCTGCATCAAGTGAAGTATTTGGGTTTGATGGAGAATTTGCGCGTACGCCGTGCTGGTTTCGCTTATCGCAG AACTTATGAAACGTTCCTCAACCGCTACAAGTCGCTCAGCAAAACCACCTGGCCGAACTTCAAGGGTTCAGCTAAAGAAGGAGTGCGCATACTTGCCAACGATTTACACTATGGTACCGATGATTATCGTTTGGGTGAAACGAAAATTTTCATACGCTTCCCCAAGACACTATTTGACACAGAAGATGCCTTCCAAGCTAAGAAACACGACATTGCTGCCATAATACAATCGCGATGGAAGGGTCTTGTACAACGTCGAAAATACCTCAAATTACGCGAGCAAATCATTACATTACAATCATATTGCCGTCGTTACTTGGCCATAAAAGCGCTGCAGCGTCGCCGTGATGCAGCCACCAAGATACGCGCTTTCATCAAAGGTTTCATTACACGCAACGATGCACCGAATGGTTACAATGACGAATTCATTGCGAACATGAAACGTATGTGGCTATTGCGTCTGGCCAAACAGCTGCCCACCAAAGTTCTGGATCAAAGTTGGCCTTCCGCACCGGTACACTGTCAGGAGGCATCCACCTATCTGCATCGCTTGCACCGCTTGCATTTGGCGCGCAAATATCGCTTAAGCTTATCGAGCGAACGCAAACGCCAGTTCGAGTTGAAAGTGCTGGCCGAGAAGCTGTTCAAAGACAAGAAGGCTAACTACTCGGCCAGTGTGCCATATTGGTTCCAGAACGATCGTATACCCAAGGAACACGCAGcagaaatcaataattttgttGCCAATTCGTTGAATGGTGAGAGCTTGAAATATGCATCGCCATGCACAAAATACGATCGTCACGGCTATAAGCCGAGAGAACGTTTCGTGTTGCTTAGCAACAAGGCTTTCTATGTTTTGGATGGTAAGAGCTACAAGCAGAAACATCGTTTGCCATTGGAGAAAATCGATTTCGTTGTCACAAATCATAGTGACAGCCTGCTGGTCATACGTATACCACTCGAGTTGAAGAAAGATAAGGGCGATTTAATACTGGAAATACCATATATCGTTGAGTTCGGCACCATCGTAGTGGACACAGTCGGCACAGCCAATATATTTAGCATCGTTAGTCGCGATTc CTTGGAGCACAATGTGGTTAAAGGCAAGGGCGGCGTTATCGATATTCAGACCGGTGGCGAACCAGGCATCGTACGTGATAAGGGTGGTCATCTTGTTGTc ATTGCTGGACAATAA